In Bacillota bacterium, the following proteins share a genomic window:
- a CDS encoding PrgI family protein, producing the protein MRAWPVPVQISDEEKLIGGVISLRQLGWLFAGFCFGGLGAALPLPLALRFAVFVLVFLVGAVLAFASPFDTPLDVFLWRWWRWRRSPQELFLRGGQPPPAQGRGLAEADRKSRVD; encoded by the coding sequence ATGCGTGCCTGGCCCGTTCCTGTTCAAATTTCTGACGAAGAGAAGCTGATCGGGGGGGTCATCTCCCTCCGGCAGCTCGGCTGGCTGTTCGCGGGCTTCTGCTTCGGGGGGCTGGGGGCGGCCCTGCCGCTCCCCCTCGCCCTCCGGTTTGCCGTTTTCGTGCTGGTGTTTCTTGTCGGGGCGGTCCTGGCCTTCGCCTCACCGTTCGACACGCCCCTGGACGTGTTTTTGTGGCGGTGGTGGCGGTGGCGCAGGTCGCCACAGGAATTGTTTTTGAGGGGTGGTCAACCACCCCCGGCACAAGGCCGGGGGCTTGCGGAAGCAGACCGTAAGTCCCGGGTTGACTAG